AATTGTGACTCAGCGTTGTCGACAGGTCGCCAAGGAGATGTCGATTAGAGCGCCGCGTCGTAGAGCGACTTCAGCGACGTCGCGTCGACTTCACGGGGATTGAAGGTCCCAGTCCATTGCTTGGCGGCGTCGATACCCAGCTGCGTTGTGCTGCCGGGATCTACGCCCAGCGATGTCAGCTCGGTCGCCAGATCGGCTTGCGACACCAACTGTGTCACAAAGTCGGCTAGCGCTTCGGGGTGATCGCCGCTGGGGAAACCGTCGATCGGCACATCGACTTGCAACAGTTCGCGATACCAGTCGCCGACCAGCTGACTGTTGTAACGAATTACATGCGGCAACATCACCGCGACTGCCTGACCATGCACGACGCCAAACTTGGAGGTTAGCGGGTTGGCCAGCGCATGCGCCGCGCCGAGCATCGAGTTTTCAATCGCCAGTCCGGCGAAGCAAGCGCCCAATTGCATCCCGCCGCGCGCTTCCAGATTGGTCGGATCTTGCAGCACTTGCGCGTAGTTGCTGGCCAGCATCCGCCAGGCGCCGCGACTGAACGCCAGGCTGCAACTATTGCGACGCCGCGTGACGAAGGTCTCCAACGCGTGAGCAATCGCATCGATGCCGGTCAGCGCGGTGACGCGTTGCGGCTGAGTGACGGTCAGCTCGGGATCGAGCAGCGCAATCTTGCAACTGGCTTTGGGATCGCCGCACGCCATTTTTACATGGGTCTCGGCGTCGGAGATCAGCGCGAACGATTGCGTTTCGCTGCCGGTTCCGGCGGTTGTCGGCACGGCGATCATCGGCAGCATTTCGCGAGTCGCTTTGCCGACGCCCCAGTAGTCTTGCATCTGACCGCCGTTGGTCAGTAGAAAGTTGATCCCTTTGGCGCAGTCCATCGCGCTGCCGCCGCCGAGACCGACGATCAACTGCGCGTCGGTCGCCTTCGCCAGGGCGACGCCGGCGTCGACGTTGGCGGTCGTCGGATTCTCTTGCACGCCGTCAAACAGCACGGTTTCGAGGCCGGCGGCAGTCAGGGAGTCGATCCCTTTTTGGCTGTGGCCAGCTTTCACGACGCCGGGGTCGCTGACGACAAGCACGCGCTTGGCGCCTTGTTCAACGGCCAAAGCGCCCAGTTGAGCGACCACGCCTGGGCCAAAGACGATGCGCGTGCGCGGTTGAAAATCAAACGGGATCATGCAAGCCTCTTCCGTTCCAGCGATACTCGATTTACCCGTGTCTCCCTACGAAATCGCCCGCAGTCAACGACGGCGGGCGACGCAAATCTATTCGCTTAAACCGTGGCCACTTCCAGCGGCGCCATTTGATAAGCGCGGTTGCGAAAGAGGAACTCGATCAGGTTGCCTTCATGCGGCTGCAGCCAATCGAGCTTGATCGTCGGAATCGGCCCGATGTTCAAGCGATCGATGTTGGTAGCGTCGGTCAGTTGCTGCGCCCAGGTCTCATCGCCGGTGATCGCTGTTCCGACCAGCGTATACCCGATCTGCTTGATCATCTGATCCTGCGGGCACTGGACGACGCTGACGAACGGGAACATGTATTCCTTCTTCGCGACGGCTCGTTCGGGACTGTCGGCATGGATGACCATCGGCTTCAGGTAGTCGCAACGTTCATGCTCTTCCAGGCGGGGCCCAAACTTCTCGGTCATGTGGGTCACGCCTGACTCGGCCAGGTCTTGCTCGATCATGCCCCAGACGGCCGGCGCCATTCCTTTTTGCGTGAACGCGGCGAGCGACGCTTCGGGATCGGTTGGGTCTTTCGGCTCGACGCCGCCGATCCGTTCGGCGATCGCCGCGGCGATCTCTTGCGTGTGCCGCGAAGCCCAGACTCCCGACGCGTTAATGCAACTGCGACCGCTGTTGGCGAAGACGCTTTGCACCATCAAATCGAGATAGCGCTCCCAATCGTCGACCACGTCATCGCCCAGCAAAATCTTGCTGAAGCCGGGGCCGTGCGCTTGAACGCGCGGATTGCCATGATACTGGTCAATCGTTTGCTGGCCGCCAAAGACCATCGAGCGATCGCACGACGCCAACAAAGACGCGCCGACATCACCGCCGGCGCCGGGATACAAGCCGAACGCTTCGGCCGGCACGCCGGCTTCGACCATCGCATAGTAAATCCGATACGGTGTCCACGGCTCTTTGCCGCCGGGCTTGAGCACCAGACCCAATTGCAACGGAATCGCCGGCAGCCATAAGGTATGCACGCCGGGCGAGTTGGAAGGCAGCACGGCGCCCAGCACCGGGCTTTGCGCCTGATAGCTGACGGTGACGCCGCGATCCTCTTTGCCGTAGCCGCGCGAGAGAATCTCCAAATCCAAGCCGCGGGTCAGCGAGTCGAGGATCAAATTCATGTTCGACAGCGCGTAGGCGTTTTTCTCCATGTTGAAACGACACATGTTTTCCGGCAGGCCGGTAGTGGCGCTTTGAGCATGAACAAACTCGGCCGGAGACTGCGTGCCGTCGCCCATCGGCAACGTCGCCGTCATGAACAGGTCAGCCGCTTTTTTCAAAATCTCCAGCAGTTCGCTCGAGGGGATCTGACGCAGCGCATCGCGGGCCTTTTGGGCGAACCGCATGTCCCGTTTCAAAAGGCCGCCGCCCACCTGGCTGAGTTGGGCGATCGGCTCGCCGGTGGCGAAGTGAACGACATCTTCGACCTCTAGCGATTCGTACGGCTTGCCCCAACGGATGGCTGGAATTTTGAGCATCACGATTCTCGCAGTTGAAAACGGGGGAGCGATCAAAAAATGACGAATGTCGAAACCAAAATGTCGAATGACCAATTCGACATCTCCATGCGCCACTGGCCTTCAGCCAGTGTCTTCAATGTGGCGACCTACCCAGGTTGGCTGGTCGCTCGTCCTACCAACCGCTTTCCCTCGCTCGCGCTGCGGGCTAGTGTTCGGTCGGTTTAGGCATTCAACTTTTGTTATTGGTCTGCACAGCGGACCCTACGTCGATTTCATTTTACCAAAGCGACTAGTAAACGCCGACGGTAGTGCTGGATGCGATGCCGTGGAAAGGGCGAACTCCGCTGACTCCGTCCCAGGGGTATTTGTCGAACGGCATTTCGCGTTCGCCTTCGTCTCGTTCCAGGAAGCCAGGGACGAAGAATTCTTGGGTCAACGTCGTCAGTTTCACGCGGCCGGTCTCGCCATAGGCGACGGTTTGCATCGGATCGTCAAAGCTGACGACTTCGGTTACGGCTCGCGGTTGCGGAGCGTAGTAACTGATCTTGTAACCTTCGGCCGCCGTAACCGGCTTGCTGCAGGCGAGCCCCATCAGCGTGTTGCCATAGGTGGGCGTCATGTAGATGCCGCTTTCCTCGGGAGGGCCGCCGAACAGCTCTTCGACGCAGTAGCGGGTCCACTGCGGCGTGAACTCGGTGCCGCCGCTGAAGATGCCGGTGATCCCGACTTCGGCTAGCGACGTTCCTCGTTCTTCCAAGCCCAAGCAAAGCGATTCGATCAGCTTTGGCGTGCCGAACATGCACTTCACGTCATGACCGGCGGTCAGCACGGTGATCGCCTGATCGATGCAGTGCTTCTTGTATTCTTCCAGGTGCTCCATCCAGCCCTTCTTGATCAACTTGACCACCCAGCGGGGATCCAAGTCGATGCAGAACGAGATGCCGCCGCGATACTGGGCCAGATGTTCGACCGCGAGACGCAAGCGACGTGGCCCCGACGGGCCAAGCATCAGCCAGTTGGCGCCTTTGGGGAAGTACTGATCGGGCAGCGTGTGGCTGAAGTTCTCGTAGTCAGTGCGAAAGTCGTTGATCGCGATGCGGCTTTTGGGAACGCCAGTTGTGCCGCCGGTTT
The nucleotide sequence above comes from Blastopirellula sp. J2-11. Encoded proteins:
- a CDS encoding iron-containing alcohol dehydrogenase, with protein sequence MIPFDFQPRTRIVFGPGVVAQLGALAVEQGAKRVLVVSDPGVVKAGHSQKGIDSLTAAGLETVLFDGVQENPTTANVDAGVALAKATDAQLIVGLGGGSAMDCAKGINFLLTNGGQMQDYWGVGKATREMLPMIAVPTTAGTGSETQSFALISDAETHVKMACGDPKASCKIALLDPELTVTQPQRVTALTGIDAIAHALETFVTRRRNSCSLAFSRGAWRMLASNYAQVLQDPTNLEARGGMQLGACFAGLAIENSMLGAAHALANPLTSKFGVVHGQAVAVMLPHVIRYNSQLVGDWYRELLQVDVPIDGFPSGDHPEALADFVTQLVSQADLATELTSLGVDPGSTTQLGIDAAKQWTGTFNPREVDATSLKSLYDAAL
- a CDS encoding aldehyde dehydrogenase family protein; the encoded protein is MLKIPAIRWGKPYESLEVEDVVHFATGEPIAQLSQVGGGLLKRDMRFAQKARDALRQIPSSELLEILKKAADLFMTATLPMGDGTQSPAEFVHAQSATTGLPENMCRFNMEKNAYALSNMNLILDSLTRGLDLEILSRGYGKEDRGVTVSYQAQSPVLGAVLPSNSPGVHTLWLPAIPLQLGLVLKPGGKEPWTPYRIYYAMVEAGVPAEAFGLYPGAGGDVGASLLASCDRSMVFGGQQTIDQYHGNPRVQAHGPGFSKILLGDDVVDDWERYLDLMVQSVFANSGRSCINASGVWASRHTQEIAAAIAERIGGVEPKDPTDPEASLAAFTQKGMAPAVWGMIEQDLAESGVTHMTEKFGPRLEEHERCDYLKPMVIHADSPERAVAKKEYMFPFVSVVQCPQDQMIKQIGYTLVGTAITGDETWAQQLTDATNIDRLNIGPIPTIKLDWLQPHEGNLIEFLFRNRAYQMAPLEVATV